Within Oceanicoccus sp. KOV_DT_Chl, the genomic segment GCCCGAGGTACCACCATCCGACGCGAACTCACCACCGTTCATTCGGACAATACCGTTAATGCTACCGGCGTTGTATAGAGTGTCATTGGCATTTAACGATTCAATCGCCGTACCTGCAGCATCAAGGTTGGTAATCGTGCCGCTGCTTTCGTTGCGGAAATTAACACCTGAAGCCGTTTCCAATACCACGGTGCCGATACGGTCGGCCACCGGTACCAGTATTTGACCATCCATCTGATTTGTCGTGTCGCTAATCAAAGTACCGGTATTAATTACTGAACCAGTGATTGTCGGCAAGGCATCAGCTATATCATTGTCATCACCTATATAAATAGCTGCTGCATCGCCATCCGGTACGCTACTCACATTAATAGTGCCCGCGTTGCGTACATCACCACCGATGAGGACATTATCATTCAGCGCAATACCGTCGAACTCGGAAATTATGGTGCCATTGTTTATTACACTACCACTAACTACTGTCTGAAGCGTGCCGTCGGTAAAACCATCCACTTCACCAGCAGTACTATTAATAACCCTGCTGGTAATCCGAATACCAGCTGTACCGTACAGGGCATCAATATCACCATTATTTTGAACATTGCCGCCTACGGAAGCTCCTCCCATTACTACCAAGCCACCCAGCCCCTCGGCTTCTATACGCCCAGCTTGGATAGTGCCAGTATTGACCAGGTTACCATCCAGCGTTCCTGTAAAAACGTCTGAACCTTCGACGAAACCCACTATGCTCATACCATTAGTCGCGGCAATTGAACCCGCATTGGTGACGCTACCGTTAACAGTGCCTAATACCACTACCCCGGCCTGCTCAACGCCAGCCTCATAAGTAGGGTCATCTTCACTTGGAGCTGTACCTGTACCCGTAAAACTACCGCTAGGTGTAATTCGTACATCACCCGTTACGGTGGTATTACCATCGATAGATACCCCGATACCGCCCACATAGCCGATTGAAGAAAGAGAACCTGCAATAGTAATATCGCCTATAGTGTTAGGGCCGCCAAATTCAGGATCAACATAAAAAGCATCCCAGCCAGCCAAGATATCGCCACCCACCTGTACAGTAAAAGAAGTAAGGTTTATATCGCCACCTTCCAGGAGAATGCCGTCATCATATATACCAATACCATCATTAAAGGCATCAACAGAACCATTGCCTGTGACAGTTATCGACGTACTGAGATTATCAAAAGACTGAGTTCCGAAAAAAGAACTATCGATCAACTCATCACCTTGGCCCTGCGCTGTAGCGGCTACGAGTGAGGCTATCAAAGCCGGCAATAATTTACGGGTGTATAGAGGAGGGGGTTGAACATTGTATCTATTCCTTGTTTTAAAAGCGTTAAATTGAGATAAGCGAAAACCATGCGCAAACATCCTAACGCACGGCAATAGACCAAAATTTTGGTAATAGTTTTTTAATATAGACCAGCATACCTATGCTATCTAGCCAACAAGGGAAATTAATCATTTTTTCATTATTGGCTATTTAACAGACGTAAGATCAAGCCATTGACCAAATTCCTATAAAGTCAACGGCGACACATTATCCACACTTACCCCCACCAAACTGTGACAGTGATCACAAATCACCACCCGCCCTCATCATTCAATTCAGTGATTGCCTCACACCAATTCCCTCGTTAACATCACTCCCTCAAGCTGAAAAGGAATGACCATGCCCACTCATCCACCCTTACCGACATGATTGGCAATACGCCAATGGTCTACTTGCGTGAAGTCTCTGAACTGACCGGGTGTGAGATTTACGGCAAAGCAGAATTTCTAAATCCTGGCGGCTCCGTCAAAGACCGCACCGCCCTAGGCATCATCCGCGCTGCCGAAGCCAAGGGCGAACTGCAACCGGGCGGTACAATAGTAGAAGGAACAGCAGGCAACACTGGCATCGGCCTGACCTTGATCGCCAACGCACTGGGCTATAAATCCGTGGTCGTGATGCCACAAACACAGAGCAAAGAAAAAATTGAACTGCTGGATCTATACGGCGCAGAACTGCATTTAGTCAAAGCAACCAGCTACGATGACCCCGCCCACTATATTCACCAGGCTGAAAGACTCAGCAAAAAACTGGCAACGAAAAGCGAGCACGGAGCGATTTGGGCGCGACAATTCGACAACCTTGCCAATATGGAGATTCATAATCGCACGACTGGCGAAGAGATATGGCAGCAAACAGACGGCCAAATTGATGGCTTTATCTGCTCAGTAGGTACCGGCGGTACCCTCGCTGGTGTCAGTACGGCGCTAAAAACACATAACCCCGCCGTGAAAATCGGCATCGCCGACCCGATGGGCTCCTCGTTATATCATTATTACAAAAATGGCGAACTTAAAGCTGAGGGACGCTCCATTGCTGAAGGCATAGGTATCGGTATCATTACCGATAACATCCGCGAAGCTATCATCGATATGGCTTTCCAGATCGGTGACGAAGAAGCTTTACCGATTATTTATCGATTACTGAAAAATGAAGGACTGTGCCTGGGCGGCTCGTCCGCTATCAATATTGCCGGCGCGGTGCAAATGGCTAAAGAAATGGGCCCCGGCCACACGATTGTGACGGTACTTTGTGACTACGGCCACCGCTATCAGAGCAAGCTATTCAACCCCGCCTTTTTACAACGAATGAAACTCCCTGTGCCTGACTGGCTGACATAAATTTACTCCCCCCGCAACAAAATGAGACAGCTATCGCATAATAGTTTAATAAAAGAGACTAGCCTCAAAGCTGTACCTAGCACAGTGATTTAACCATAGTCATTTGCATTATTTCAGCTACACTTCAAGAAAGTGCTGAGGCAACTGCCTCAACCAAAAAAACAGTCGCAAATAAAACTGCTTTTTTGTGCATTACCATTTAATGACACGGCGGTCCTAGCAGTTGCAGCTAGGACCAATTAGTACGTTAATCAATAAAGAAAAAACCAATAATATTAACCGGAGATCACACTATGAGACTGTCCCGTCTTATGCAGAGCGGTAAGCGCTCACCTTCCTTTTCACGTATTACGTTGGCTGCTGCAGTTGCCGCGGTTAGTTATCAAACCCCGGTGCTAGCTCAGGATGAAATCAATTTAGTGCTGGAAGAGATTATCGTCACGGCAACCAAGAAAGACGAGATGCTTTCGGATGTGGCAGAAACGGTTAACGTTATGACCGGCGACAAACTGCAAGACTACAGTGTGTTTAACTTTAAAGACTTGGAAAGTCTGACTCCCGGCCTGTCTTTAAAGAATTTTGATGCGCGCAACTCGGGTATCAGCTTGCGTGGTACGCCCTATGATCCAGACTCGGCAGCGTCCGCTACTGTTGTGACATACTGGAATGGTGTCTCAGTACGATCAAATATTGCCTTTAACCAGATGTTTGATATTGCCAGGATTGAAGTAATTCGCGGACCACAGGGTACCCTGCAAGGAGCCACCTCACCGTCAGGCTCCATCCAGATTCACACCAAGCGCGGTAATACAGATATTTATGAGTTTGATGCTCGCACTACTGCCAACGATAACGATAGCTATATCGTAGAACTTGGTGGCAGCGTGCCACTAATCGAAGGGATTTTGGGCATGCGTATCAGTGGAGTTACCACTGAAAGCGGTTTATATGGCCTTGAATCTGCCACCAATGGGCGCGAGGCAACCACAGACACCAAAGCAGGCCGTATCAATTTAAATTGGCTACCGAACTACGATATTGACATCTCCTTGAATTACGAATATCTGGAACGCCACACCGATGGTATGGAAGCCGTTGAAGGATTCGATACCATCAATAGTGGTGACGCACCGCTAGGAAGCTTTGATCGTGTGAGCCTGCAAGAGGGTGCAACTGACGTTCATCAACGCCACGAATTAGTGGTACTGGATGCCAACTGGACCGTAGCTGATCATGTACTGACCTCTGTCAGTGGTTATCAGGACGTGCTCAATTACGCCAACCGCGATATTGATATCGGCAACACTATTCCCAACTTTTTGCAGGACCAGTTGGTTGATTCCAACTTTGAAATTTTGACTCAGGAATTCCGCCTGACTAACGATGACCCGGATTTCTGGGAATATGTTGTCGGCCTTTACTATAACCGCTCTCGTTCATTTACCGTCAATGAGAACCAAACTGTTGTTTTTGCCACACCCACTGGTCCTAATGGCGCCTATGTACCAGGCCTCATTGCCAATTCGTTCTCTGATATTCCGGTCAACAGCGAAGATTATGCCTTCTTTATGAATAACAAGTTTTATCTATCCGATGAAACCCGGCTGGAAGTTGGAGCCCGCTGGCAGAAGACCCGCGGCTTCCGTGAATTGGTTACCGCTATTCCAGCCTTTAACCTCATTCGTGAAGGCATCCCTGATGATCAAAAAAGCGCTAAATCAATAGCATGGACGGGATCGGTGAAACTGTCTCACGATATTAACGAGGAAGTCACTGCCTACACCTCCATCAGCCGCGGTTTCCGGCCCGGTGGTGCCACCATCTCGCCAACCGACGGTATTGATTCTGATTCACTTATCTACGATGAAGAAACCAGCAACCAGATTGAAGTCGGCTTCAAATCCACACTGGAAAATGGCCGCTACCAAATCAATGGCGCTATTTACTATCAGGAGTTTGATGGTTTTCAAGCCCGGGCTAACAACCTGAATCTGGATATTGATAATGACGGCATCCTTGACACTTCAATTCTTGGCGGCCTCAACTATAACGCTGACGCCATTCTAAGCGGTGTCGAACTTGAAGCCACTGGCCTGATCACGGCAAACTGGTTAGTCTTTGCCGGCATCAGTTATAACGATGCTAAATTCGATGATGCGCAGGCTCCTTGTGGTAATGTCGGGGATGCAACAACTGAAGGGCAACTAAGACTTTGCTCAGGCAGTGGCCGCTTGGGTGCTGAACCCAATTGGTCGATCAGCGCTAATTCTGAATACAGCTTCCCCGGTATCGTCGGCGATGCCGAAGGCTATATTCGCACGCTTTACAAATTTACCGATACTCGCGTTGATGACAACGCTTCCGTTAACCCAAACCTCTATGAGAAGTTCAGTATCGGTGCCTACAGCACTTGGGATTTGTATGTGGGCTTGCGTCAAGAGTCATCCGATAATCACTGGGATGTCAATTTCTGGGTGCGCAACTTGCTAGATAAAGAGGCCAAAGAAGATCTTGGTCAGGAAGAAGCTATTGCTACTTCAGCAAGCGGCACACTTGAATCCGGCTACAGCACCGTCGTCGCCATCCCTGAACGTACCATTGGTATCACGGCTTCTTACGGATTCTAAATAACCGTTAAAGCACTTAAACAAAAGGCCAGCTAAATAGCTGGCCTTTTTAATATTTGCTCTGTCTCGTCCTTAATGTGTTTACACATTAAGGACTTATTTATGAATACCTCTACACTCTCCACCCGAAAGCGTACTCAACGTGATTACAATCTTGGCTTTAAATTAGCCGTTATTGACCAGATTGAAAAAGGCGAAATGACCTATAAACAGGCTCAAGATGCTTACGGTATTCAAGGTCGAAGTACGGTACTGGTTTGGCTTCGCAAACATGGTAAATTAGATTGGTCATGTCCTAGCGAGCTACCCATGAGTCAATCCAAAGAAACCCCTGCCCAACACATTAAACGCCTAGAACGAGAGTTGAAGGACGAGCGACAGCGCATCCTTATTCTCGAAGGTATGGTCGATATCATGGAGAAGGAAACTGGGGGTAAGCTTAAAAAAAAGCCTTTATCCAAAGAGCTAGAAAACTTCAGGCCGAAGGCGAAGTAAGCCTGAGCAAAGCCTGTAAGCTCTTTGGAATAACACCGCAATCCGTCTATCAGAGCGAGAAACGACAGCAACAGCGGCGATCAGCATTAGCGCCCGTAAAGTCGCTAGTGCAACGTATAAGGCGCCTGATGCCTCGAATTGGTACACGTAAATTATATGAGCTGATCAAACCGGAATTGGAATCGCTGGGCATCAAGCTGGGGCGCGATGCGTTGTTTGATTATCTAAGAGCACACCGGATGTTAGTTAAGCCTAAACGCAGCTATACGAAGACAACATACAGCCAGCACTGGATGAAAAAGCACCCTAACTTGTTTAGCGATATGTCAGTAGAAAGGCCAGAGCAGGCATTTGTGAGTGATATCACTTACGTGGAAAGTGACGAAGGCGTGCACTATCTATCGCTGGTTACCGACGCCAGCTCACGCAAAATCATGGGGCATGAGCTCAGTCATGCAATGAAGGCCAGTGATACGGTCAAAGCCCTTCAAAGAGCTGTTGCTAATAGGGCAACGACCAGGCCATTGATTCACCACTCAGATCGGGGATCACAATATTGCTCTGCGCTGTATCAAGAAGAATTGAGCAAGCATGGCATCAAGCCGTCCATGACAGACGGATATGATTGCTACCAGAATGCATTGGCTGAACGAGTTAATGGTATTTTAAAGCAAGAGTTTTTACTTTATCGGTGCAAAACATTTGAAGATTTAAGAGTGTTAGTGGCAGAATCCATCGACACTTATAATCGGTTCAGGCCACACTTAAGCCTTGGTATGAAAACACCAGAAGAAGTGCATAAAAAAGCGGCTGCGTAAATCAGCCGCTTCAATCAAAAACCGTCAATGTATTTTAGGACGAGACACTCCTGTAAAAAACCCCTCAAGCCACGATCAATTGCGACTCTACCTCGGCAGAATATTTAACCCGCTCTCTTTGCACCCGCATAATTGACCGCTCCAGAATACGCTGCTCCTGAACCGGTAAATCCAAAAACTCGGCACCAATCACTAACTTATGATCATCCGCTGGATCAACCTCAACACTGCGCACGGTAACGCCACAGTCCACATTAATACCTGCAAAATCAAATACCAAATGATCAAAACGGTCATTGTAGTGAAATGCTAAATCGTTGGCGGCACTCGCCGTTTCAATTTCTAGCGAAATACCGGTGCTGGAAACATTCCTGAGTCTGCCACAATAGGGCTGCTGATCAGGACCAATAAAATGCGAATCAATGGCCACATTCCTAATCGGCAAACGATAAGCACTACGACGCTGATCAGTTTCTATATCTTTAGGCATTGCTAACACATAGAGTGGTGCATCATTATGCAAATAGCTCTCGGTAATTACCGAATCAAATTTTATTTTTCTACCTTGTTGCAAGCGAATACTGAGCTTTACTTTTTGCCCAGCCAAACCGGTAAAGCCAACGGGGAATAGCTCATCAATCAATACCGTCCGCTCTTCAGGATCCAGCTCTAGAATCATACTTTGGTAAACCACCTCATTACCCGCCACCATGACTTCGATAAAGCTGCGATCACGCTGGGCGCGATGCAGCTGCAGGTAAGTTTGGTTTAACGCCAGATCGACTTTACCTGGCGAAGCGTTATTACCTACGCCTCTACCATAGTCTCTTAAACGATTTAACAGCGCTGTAATCATACGGTCGACCCCATAGCAACATCATTAGGAATATCGGCTTATTGGACAATACCTTTAACCGGGTTCCTGCACAAGCCTATGCAGAAACAGCAATGCTGAATAGCAATTTTACGCAAAGGCATAGACCAAGGTATTATATAAACACCTCAGAGTATAATTGTCTTACTCAAACTGCCACGCCAGTGCCGTTGAGTGTAGATATTAAGCAGCAATTCATTGCAACTTAGCTAGACTTATTATTTATTAGATACGACCATTGGCAGAGTGCTTTTTGTTATTACGCGTCTTTCTGACATTCTTGACCACTCTCAGCCTGATGCTCTCATTGCATGCCGGGGCTCAGATCTCCATCAATAAAAATACAGCGGTTCTGCTTCATACTGATCAATCGAGAGGCTTGGGTTTATCAATCTATTATCTTGAAGACAAAGAGCAACTGCTTGACCCCTTATCTATTCTCGACAATACAGATCAACTGCCCTGGCAACAATCGTCCGATCCTTCAGTCACTATTGGCAACATCAACTCCAGCTATTGGCTTACTACAACGATTCAAACACCTCCGGTTAATCGTGACTGGCTGATTACTATTGAACATTCCATGATAAATCGCGTTGACGCATGGATAGTGCACAATAAAAGCATTATCGCCCACCACCGCCTGGGAGCTGAACTGCTGTTCTCGGATCGACCCTTTGCGCACCCCAATTTTAGTATTCCTATAAGCTTGCAAGGCAATAGTGAATACCGCTTATTATTTCGCGCCACAATGAATGGGGTGCTGGATTTTCCTGTCACTGTTCGCACCACCGAAAAGGCGGCTGAAGAATTATCGCGGGCTAACTTGAGACTGGGAATTTATTACGGTATTGCGTTAGTCATGCTACTTTATAATTTTGTTATCTTTATCTACAGCAGGGAGATTTCATATTTATTTTATGTGCTTTTTATATCTTCATTAGCTATTTTTATGGCCATCATAGAAGGCAGTGCTTTCCAGTATTTATGGCCCAACTGGCCTCAATTTAATAGTATTGCGTCACCCTTATTTGCAGGTCTAACTCAACTCACCGCCACGCTGTTCACTCAGGCGTTTTTAAATGTACGACAACAAAGCACCAGGCTCTTCAACGTATTGGCCGGTCTCGCGATATTAAATTCACTCGCCATAATCGCTGCAATAATATTTAGCAGTGATACGGCCTTTACCATTGTTGCAACTTCATCAGTCTTGTCATTCCCGATACTGCTTTTTGCAGGTGCCTATATGTGGCACAAAGGTCAGATTTACGCTAGATACTTTACCCTTTCATGGGCGCTGCTTTGTTTTTTCTGCGTTTGGATTACCTTTGTCGCCTTAGGCATCGTCACTTGGTCAGTTAATAATATTTGGGAAATGTTCCGTATTGCCAGCACAATTGAAATGGTATTACTGGCTTTAGCTTTAGCCGCACGCATTGACTTTCTGGCCCGCGAAAAAGAACAAGCTCGTGCCGAAAGTCAGGCAAAAACTCAATTTATCGCCCAAGTCAGCCATGAATTACGCACCCCAATGAATGGAGTGCTAGGTATGTCTGCGCTACTGCGTGAATACTTAACAGACAAACAAGCCATTCACTACAACAACATTATCTATCAATCCGGTCTGGCATTACTCGGCACCATTAACGATGTGTTAGATGCGGCTAAAATAGAAGCTGACAAATTGGAAACAGAGAAACTACCTTTTAGTCTGCGCAGTCTTTGCGAACAATCACTATACATTATAGAGCCACAAGCACTGCTAAAATCATTAACCATAAATTCGACAATTGACGACGCGACACCACAAACCGTTTCCGGCGACCCGAATCGAATTCGACAGATTTTATTGAACTTTTTGAGTAACGCTGAGAAATTTACTACCGATGGCTCTATAACGCTAAGCGTAGAACCAAGTAGTGGTGACAACATTAAAATCTCAGTCACTGATACCGGGCAAGGCATTTCCAAAAAAGATTTAGCGTCTCTATTTGAGCCCTATAAGCAATATCAAAAAAGTAATAACAATCACTCAGGCACCGGACTCGGCCTTTATATCTGCAAAAAACTGTGTGAAATAATGGGTGGAACCATTGGTGCCAGTAGTAATTTGAGCGAAGGTTCTTGCTTCTGGATTGAATTACCATTACCCGCCTCAAGCCATACACCAGTGCCTTTAGCCGGGCAGATTCAGCAGTCATTAGTACCTAACCAATCGACTGACAACTTAAACATCCTCATTGCTGAAGACAACGTCGCTAATCAAATGGTAATCGAAAAAATATTACAGAAAATGGGACACACTACCACCATTGTCGAAAACGGCAGCGAAGCTCTCTCAGCAATAAGCAAACCTCAACACCACTATGAATTAATTCTTATGGATTGTGAAATGCCGGTTATGGATGGTTACGAAGCCACAAAAAATATTCGGCAATATGAACACCAGCAAAACAAAAAAGCGATGCCCATCATTGCATTAACTGCTCATGCGATGCAGGAATACCGGGAGCGTTGTATAAGCTCAGGAATGAACGAAGTATTAACCAAACCAGTGAACACACTAAGCTTGCAGCAAACACTAAAACGCTATGCAAAAATTATTAAACAATAACCACTAATCAAAACTGTGCACGAACTTCAGCCAAGGATCATCACAAGCCCGGCGAATCTTCGATAATGCCTAACATCACCTGCGCCGCATCAATATAGGTTTTTTCATTAATGAAGGCATGCTGAGTACCTGTATACAAATCTCTAAACGCACGCTCCAAGCGACTACCTTCTCGAATAGCTGAAGTACCCGCAGCCAAATGCGCCCACTGCACTATTTCTCGACTGGCCTCAGTCGCATACGTTGCTGCCATCCGCATTTCAGCACGCATCAAGGGCGTTAACTCAGCACCACTGGCAGTCTGTTTTTCCACATCACCAAATGTTTGCTCAACCAATAATTTTGCCGCACGCCACATCGCTTCGTGATGCGCCATATTGCGTTGAAACGTTTGCTTGTTCGCCAGGGTAGTAGGGTCACCCATTCGGGTTTTATCTTTGGCCAACTGAACCACATCATCAAGCATGCTGCGGGAAACACCCAGCGCCCAGGCAGCATGACCACAAGCAGTTAATGGCATGACTCCCAAGTTATACATATGACCACCGCGCTTGGCTTCGCGGGTAAACAATGGAAAAATTCGATGTTCTGGTACAAAGACTTCCTGTGCATTGTAATCATAGGAACCGGTGCCTTTTAAGCCCTGCACATGCCAATTATCGGTGAAGGTAATTTCATCACGAGGGAATACAGCGACGAACATTTCAGGCAAACCGTCATCCCCAATCTTCATTTCGCCGTCGTACAACGGAATAAAACCACCGACCACATATTCTGAATGCCCAGTCCCTGAACCAAAATTCCAGGCCCCGGAAACAGTATAACCACCCTCGACTTTGGCCCCCGTCCCATTAGGGAAAAACTGCCCCCCCATGGTGATTCGATTGTCGTTGGCAGTAAAGACTTCTTCAAAACCCTGGTCGGGTAAATACGCTGCCGCAAATGCCGTCGACGGAAAATTGGCAATGCCAATCCAGCCCGCCGACCCATCCTGACGCGCCAGCTCAATCCAGGTTTCAATTAATTCGGCATAGCCAGGTTCAACTCCTCCAGCCACTGCAGGGTTCATCCACTGCATCAAACCGCTACCCCAAAGCGCGCTTACAATTGCTGGCGATAACGTACGTAACTTTTCAGACTCTGCTGTATTATCGGTGACGACCTGCTCTATCGACTTGGCCATAGCCAAACCGGTACTGGGTGAAGGGGAGTTCATGGTAAAACCTCAAAGATGTTTATTATTAAGCTGGCAGCCACTATAACGAGATTTAACTACAAAGTTTATTAACAGATCTTAAGGTAAAACGAGGGCTCGCCATTAACAGCGAGCACGAAAGAGAAAGGCAGCAAAAAGCTACATCTAATAAATACCGGACATCCGCGCCAGTGCAATACTAAATATACTCAAGCCAGTAACAATAACTAATAAGATCACCAGTAAACGCAACGGCCGAAAGGGTTTGCGTTCCACCGAATTAACGCCTTTCGACAGGAATTCATCCACCTTGGCCTGATCTTCAGGGTAGAGCTTATTTTCATTGACCATCACATATTGCCCGCCAGTTTAAAAACCGCATTATGACAAAAGGGTAAGCCGCTGGCGAGGACCGTCAACGGCCACAGAGTTTAATCAGGACATTAATTGCAAATAAACTCGTCTACCGAGATAGCCATTAGATTTTCCGCACCGGAGAGCATCGCCTGCTTATGGCTTTCAGTTCTGGGCAATAAGCGCTGAAAATAAAACCGGGCCGTCTTCACTTTGGCACTGTAGAGCGGATCATCAGAGCCCGCCGCAATTTTTTGCAAAGCAACCTCTGCCATTTGCGCCCAAACGTAGGCAAAAGCGATATAGCCTGAGTACATCAAATAATCGACAGACGCAGCGCCCACCTCATTAGCATCCTCCACTGCTTTAGCCCCCACATCCATCGTCACTGCACCCCATTCTTTATTCAGCACAGCTAATGGCTCAATAAACTCTGCCAACTCGGCGTTATCTTTATTAGCCTCACAGTATTTATGAATCACCTTGGTGAAATTAGCCAATACTTTGCCGCCGCTACCCAACACTTTACGCCCAATTAAATCCAACGCCTGAATGCCGGTAGTTCCTCGTAAACTGTAGAAATTCGATTATCCCTGGCAATACGCTCCATGCCATGTTCTGCCACATAGCCGTG encodes:
- a CDS encoding DUF3094 family protein — protein: MVNENKLYPEDQAKVDEFLSKGVNSVERKPFRPLRLLVILLVIVTGLSIFSIALARMSGIY
- a CDS encoding IS3 family transposase (programmed frameshift); translated protein: MNTSTLSTRKRTQRDYNLGFKLAVIDQIEKGEMTYKQAQDAYGIQGRSTVLVWLRKHGKLDWSCPSELPMSQSKETPAQHIKRLERELKDERQRILILEGMVDIMEKETGGKLKKKPLSKELGKLQAEGEVSLSKACKLFGITPQSVYQSEKRQQQRRSALAPVKSLVQRIRRLMPRIGTRKLYELIKPELESLGIKLGRDALFDYLRAHRMLVKPKRSYTKTTYSQHWMKKHPNLFSDMSVERPEQAFVSDITYVESDEGVHYLSLVTDASSRKIMGHELSHAMKASDTVKALQRAVANRATTRPLIHHSDRGSQYCSALYQEELSKHGIKPSMTDGYDCYQNALAERVNGILKQEFLLYRCKTFEDLRVLVAESIDTYNRFRPHLSLGMKTPEEVHKKAAA
- a CDS encoding cysteine synthase A, giving the protein MKRNDHAHSSTLTDMIGNTPMVYLREVSELTGCEIYGKAEFLNPGGSVKDRTALGIIRAAEAKGELQPGGTIVEGTAGNTGIGLTLIANALGYKSVVVMPQTQSKEKIELLDLYGAELHLVKATSYDDPAHYIHQAERLSKKLATKSEHGAIWARQFDNLANMEIHNRTTGEEIWQQTDGQIDGFICSVGTGGTLAGVSTALKTHNPAVKIGIADPMGSSLYHYYKNGELKAEGRSIAEGIGIGIITDNIREAIIDMAFQIGDEEALPIIYRLLKNEGLCLGGSSAINIAGAVQMAKEMGPGHTIVTVLCDYGHRYQSKLFNPAFLQRMKLPVPDWLT
- a CDS encoding hybrid sensor histidine kinase/response regulator — encoded protein: MLLRVFLTFLTTLSLMLSLHAGAQISINKNTAVLLHTDQSRGLGLSIYYLEDKEQLLDPLSILDNTDQLPWQQSSDPSVTIGNINSSYWLTTTIQTPPVNRDWLITIEHSMINRVDAWIVHNKSIIAHHRLGAELLFSDRPFAHPNFSIPISLQGNSEYRLLFRATMNGVLDFPVTVRTTEKAAEELSRANLRLGIYYGIALVMLLYNFVIFIYSREISYLFYVLFISSLAIFMAIIEGSAFQYLWPNWPQFNSIASPLFAGLTQLTATLFTQAFLNVRQQSTRLFNVLAGLAILNSLAIIAAIIFSSDTAFTIVATSSVLSFPILLFAGAYMWHKGQIYARYFTLSWALLCFFCVWITFVALGIVTWSVNNIWEMFRIASTIEMVLLALALAARIDFLAREKEQARAESQAKTQFIAQVSHELRTPMNGVLGMSALLREYLTDKQAIHYNNIIYQSGLALLGTINDVLDAAKIEADKLETEKLPFSLRSLCEQSLYIIEPQALLKSLTINSTIDDATPQTVSGDPNRIRQILLNFLSNAEKFTTDGSITLSVEPSSGDNIKISVTDTGQGISKKDLASLFEPYKQYQKSNNNHSGTGLGLYICKKLCEIMGGTIGASSNLSEGSCFWIELPLPASSHTPVPLAGQIQQSLVPNQSTDNLNILIAEDNVANQMVIEKILQKMGHTTTIVENGSEALSAISKPQHHYELILMDCEMPVMDGYEATKNIRQYEHQQNKKAMPIIALTAHAMQEYRERCISSGMNEVLTKPVNTLSLQQTLKRYAKIIKQ
- a CDS encoding TonB-dependent receptor, whose protein sequence is MRLSRLMQSGKRSPSFSRITLAAAVAAVSYQTPVLAQDEINLVLEEIIVTATKKDEMLSDVAETVNVMTGDKLQDYSVFNFKDLESLTPGLSLKNFDARNSGISLRGTPYDPDSAASATVVTYWNGVSVRSNIAFNQMFDIARIEVIRGPQGTLQGATSPSGSIQIHTKRGNTDIYEFDARTTANDNDSYIVELGGSVPLIEGILGMRISGVTTESGLYGLESATNGREATTDTKAGRINLNWLPNYDIDISLNYEYLERHTDGMEAVEGFDTINSGDAPLGSFDRVSLQEGATDVHQRHELVVLDANWTVADHVLTSVSGYQDVLNYANRDIDIGNTIPNFLQDQLVDSNFEILTQEFRLTNDDPDFWEYVVGLYYNRSRSFTVNENQTVVFATPTGPNGAYVPGLIANSFSDIPVNSEDYAFFMNNKFYLSDETRLEVGARWQKTRGFRELVTAIPAFNLIREGIPDDQKSAKSIAWTGSVKLSHDINEEVTAYTSISRGFRPGGATISPTDGIDSDSLIYDEETSNQIEVGFKSTLENGRYQINGAIYYQEFDGFQARANNLNLDIDNDGILDTSILGGLNYNADAILSGVELEATGLITANWLVFAGISYNDAKFDDAQAPCGNVGDATTEGQLRLCSGSGRLGAEPNWSISANSEYSFPGIVGDAEGYIRTLYKFTDTRVDDNASVNPNLYEKFSIGAYSTWDLYVGLRQESSDNHWDVNFWVRNLLDKEAKEDLGQEEAIATSASGTLESGYSTVVAIPERTIGITASYGF
- a CDS encoding acyl-CoA dehydrogenase family protein → MNSPSPSTGLAMAKSIEQVVTDNTAESEKLRTLSPAIVSALWGSGLMQWMNPAVAGGVEPGYAELIETWIELARQDGSAGWIGIANFPSTAFAAAYLPDQGFEEVFTANDNRITMGGQFFPNGTGAKVEGGYTVSGAWNFGSGTGHSEYVVGGFIPLYDGEMKIGDDGLPEMFVAVFPRDEITFTDNWHVQGLKGTGSYDYNAQEVFVPEHRIFPLFTREAKRGGHMYNLGVMPLTACGHAAWALGVSRSMLDDVVQLAKDKTRMGDPTTLANKQTFQRNMAHHEAMWRAAKLLVEQTFGDVEKQTASGAELTPLMRAEMRMAATYATEASREIVQWAHLAAGTSAIREGSRLERAFRDLYTGTQHAFINEKTYIDAAQVMLGIIEDSPGL
- a CDS encoding flagellar brake protein, with translation MITALLNRLRDYGRGVGNNASPGKVDLALNQTYLQLHRAQRDRSFIEVMVAGNEVVYQSMILELDPEERTVLIDELFPVGFTGLAGQKVKLSIRLQQGRKIKFDSVITESYLHNDAPLYVLAMPKDIETDQRRSAYRLPIRNVAIDSHFIGPDQQPYCGRLRNVSSTGISLEIETASAANDLAFHYNDRFDHLVFDFAGINVDCGVTVRSVEVDPADDHKLVIGAEFLDLPVQEQRILERSIMRVQRERVKYSAEVESQLIVA